The DNA window TAATCTatgataaattaataataataagtcCTCTGACTTTTAGGTCTAGAGTGCTTCTTAATTTAGTTATCTTATTaatcacatttttatttttattaccctAAAGTCTAATCTATTGCTATAGTTGCCCTCAAATCACATTCACATCACAAATACAAagactttatttttttatgaaagtgATTTATTAATTTATGCATGGTTGCTTATATTAGAAATTTTCTTGTCTTCATCATTAAGCATGTTAATTCTTGCATTAATACTAATCAAATATCTTTcttaacattattatttataaatattaataatttatttacattatcatataaatataaataaatgttatcgTTAGATATTAAACTCTAATCAAATATTAATCTTATGTGCAGATCGCAGATGATATAAAACCTAATACATTGTTGGTTACTTTATTAAGTGCACTAAGCAAACTCACTCCCACTTGGCAAATAGTCCCAACTCAAGATATTGTTGATATTGCTTTTAAAGTTCCTGAAGTTAGAGAACaggtatatatataaatatataaataaatatttaataatatattttacacatgcaaaaaaaaaaaaatattaaaaatgaaatttgttatttatttatttttttatgattttgcagATCAGAGCTAATAAATATTGCTTTAAAGGAAAACCACGTTTGAGAACAGGTTATGAACTTAATAGAGTTGCAACAGAAATTGAAGAAAGATTAAGTGAAGTTTCATTGCCATTTTTGATTTTGCATGGTGAAGCAGATAGAGTAACTGATGTATCAGTGAGTAGACAGTTATATGAAGTGGCTTCAAGCTCTGATAAGACATTGAAATTGTACCCTCAAATGTGGCATGGTTTGTTGTATGGAGAGCCACCAGAGAATTTGGAGATTGTTTTTTCAGATATTTTTGGGTGGATAGAGGAGAGAACTAAGTATGGTAATacaagaattgagagagaattgaaacATGAAAATGAAGATTCTCCAAGAGAGAGTAACTCTTGTTAATAATTTtggtttgtttcattttatttttgattaatttttattgtAATGAAACGGTTGTTAAAGTAAAGTTTGTTAGATTTAAATTCTTtatctttttaaataaattatttgttgaattttaattttttaatatatttatgaaaCATTTTTTTATATGGTATCACGAGCTCTTAAAATTTAAGATATTGTTTTCGCATAAGTTCTAGTTGGGGTTAGTTGTGGATTTTACTCTAGCGATAAAgtacaattttttattaaatcttaTTAATCACACAAATAACAATCTCAATTTTTTGATGACTCTCCATACAATATGTGATTTATAATACATGAACAATAataaagaaaatttgaaattgttatttattattgttcGTGTACTATAAATCACATTTAATGTCAACAACTACGTCATCAATGTTTTTCATCTCAAAATATTTATGTCAACAACTAATTCATCATTGTCTTCGTCTCAAAAAATTGAGCAAGGAGGTGAAAATCATTATCACTAGACATTAGGAAGGGAAAAGTGAGCCTAGAATTTGAGGACTAAGAGCCTCCTTAGAATAAATAGAGAAAGAT is part of the Vicia villosa cultivar HV-30 ecotype Madison, WI linkage group LG2, Vvil1.0, whole genome shotgun sequence genome and encodes:
- the LOC131649072 gene encoding caffeoylshikimate esterase-like, whose protein sequence is MAKEIEIKYEEEYVLNSRGMKLLATKWIPANENPKALIFMCHGYAMECSITMNSTARRLVKGGYAVYGIDYEGHGKSDGLAGLVMNFDDVIDDCFNHFSKICEKGENKKKMRYLLGESMGGAVAVLLHWKKPEYWDGAILSAPMCKIADDIKPNTLLVTLLSALSKLTPTWQIVPTQDIVDIAFKVPEVREQIRANKYCFKGKPRLRTGYELNRVATEIEERLSEVSLPFLILHGEADRVTDVSVSRQLYEVASSSDKTLKLYPQMWHGLLYGEPPENLEIVFSDIFGWIEERTKYGNTRIERELKHENEDSPRESNSC